From a single Metopolophium dirhodum isolate CAU chromosome 6, ASM1992520v1, whole genome shotgun sequence genomic region:
- the LOC132946601 gene encoding gamma-aminobutyric acid receptor-associated protein yields the protein MKFQYKEDNVFEKRKTEGEKIRKKYPDRVPVIVEKAPKSRIGELDKKKYLVPSDLTVGQFYFLIRKRVHLRPEDALFFFVNNVIPPTSATMGSLYNDHREEDYFLYIAYSDENVYGRV from the exons ATGAAGTTCCAGTACAAAGAAGACAACGTTTTCGAGAAAAGGAAGACTGAGGGCGAGAAAATCCGGAAGAAGTATCCTGATAGGGTCCCG gtGATTGTTGAGAAGGCACCTAAATCGCGTATCGGCGAGCTTGACAAGAAAAAGTACCTGGTACCCTCCGACCTGACGGTCGGCCAATTCTACTTCCTCATCAGAAAACGCGTCCACTTACGTCCCGAAGACGCCCTGTTCTTTTTCGTCAACAACGTCATTCCACCAACCAGTGCCACAATGGGATCATTGTATAAT GATCACCGCGAAGAAGATTACTTCTTGTACATTGCGTATAGCGATGAAAATGTCTATGGACGAGTGTAA
- the LOC132946600 gene encoding large ribosomal subunit protein eL34, whose protein sequence is MGQSVVFRRRLSYNTKSNRRHMVRTPGGRLVYQYLKKPKRVPKCGNCKIKLHGIKPARAIEKSRMCKRKKSVKRAYGGVLCHSCVREKILRAFLVEEQKIVVKVLRSQKSSTKTKLKTSK, encoded by the exons ATGGGTCAAAGTGTAGTATTTAGGAGGCGACTGTCTTACAACACCAAAAGTAACAGGAGGCATAT GGTACGCACTCCTGGTGGACGGTTAGTATATCAATACTTGAAGAAGCCAAAGCGTGTACCCAAGTGCGGTAACTGTAAAATCAAGTTACACGGTATCAAGCCGGCTAGGGCCATTGAGAAGAGTCGTATGTGCAAGCGTAAGAAGTCTGTAAAACGAGCATACGGAGGAGTTTTATGTCATAGCTGTGTCCGTGAAAA GATCCTCAGAGCGTTTTTGGTTGAAGAACAGAAAATTGTTGTTAAAGTTTTACGATCCCAGAAGAGTTCAACTAAAACCAAGTTGAAAACCTCTAAATGA